DNA from Castellaniella sp. MT123:
ATGTTGCCCTTGCTGTCACGGTTCAGGGGGTTGATCTCGACCAGCGAGGCATCGGTTTCCATGTAGCACGTGTAGAGCTTCTGGCACACGTCGATGAACTGGGCGACGGAATCGGCCGGCATGCCAACACCCTTGGCCAGCTTTTCACCGTCGGCCTGGGTGAAACCCTGCAGGGGATCGATCTGCACGGTGATGATTTTTTCGGGTGAGGAATGAGCGACTTCCTCGATGTCCATGCCGCCTTCGCTCGAAGCGATGAAGGCGACTTTCTGCGTGGCGCGGTCGGTCACGACGGACAGATAATATTCCTTCTGGATGTCGGCGCCGTCTTCGATGTACAGGCGGCGCACTTTCTGGCCTTCGGGGCCGGTCTGGTGCGTGACCAGTTGCATGCCCAGGATCTGGCTGGCCAGCGTCCTGACATCATCCAGCGTCTTGGCGACCTTCACCCCGCCACCCTTGCCGCGCCCACCGGCGTGGATCTGCGCCTTGACGACCCAGACAGGACCACCCAATTTCTCGGCTGCCGCCACGGCCTCGTCGACCGAGAGCGCGGGGATGCCGCGCGGGACAGTCACGCCAAACTTCTTCAGCAATTCCTTGCCTTGATATTCGTGAATTTTCATGAGTTACCTGTGGGTGAAGAGAAAAGAAAACCGCCGACGCGCCGTTTCGACGTGCCGACCTGGGCCAGGCCCGGAAGTCTAGCCTTCATGATGCTCTGCTTGCGCCGGCTCGTACCAGGGTGCGTAATGCCGCTGCACCACCGGGCCGTCCACCCGCAAAGCATGACAGCCGTCCAGCTGGAAGGGGCGCTGGCCGTCTGGATTCTGACGCCGACGCCCGGCCATGGTCTGGACGGCGGCGGTCGGCAGTACGTTGGTCAGTTCGGTGACATGCGTGCACCCGGCCGTGCGGCCGAAGCGTTCGCGCACGTGCTTGCGAAACTGGTTCAGGAGATTGAGCCCGACGAGCTGGCGGTAGTCTGGCGCGATGGCGCTGCAGAATTCGCCATAGGGGGCGGCGTCATAGGCCACCTCGGCATCGGTGATGGTGAAGCGGTCGTCGATGGTGACGCGCAGATGCATGTGATGGACCGGCGCACCCGCGGGATGCACCTGCCCGTCCCGAATCGGGAAATCGTACGATTTCGTGTCGATGAGCTCGGCTTCCAGGTCCCACAGCCCGTCCTCGCGGGCGTAGGACTGGACGCGTATCGATCGATGATGAAGGGGTTCACGGGGACACGCCGCAGCGGACAAAGGCATGAGGATGCAGGAGTCGAAATCTGTTTAAGCTTTCGATTATACAGTGCATGTGGATCCGCTTATGGCGAGGATTCAGGCAGCCTTGCGCAGCGCCCTGGCCGCGTGCACCATGGATTCCAGGGCCGCGCGCGTTTCCGGCCAGCCGCGGGTCTTCAGGCCGCAGTCCGGATTCACCCACAGGCGTTCGGCCGGCAGGCGCTGCGCCGCCTTGTGCATCAGATCGACCATCCAGTCCTCCTTGGGGATATTGGGCGAGTGGATGTCGTAGACCCCAGGACCGATGTCGTTCGGATAGGCGAAGTCCTCGAAAGCGCCCAGCAGCTCCATGTTCGAACGGGACGTTTCGATGGTGATCACGTCGGCATCCATGGCCGCGATCGCCTGGATGATGTCGTTGAATTCCGAATAACACATATGCGTGTGGATTTGCGTGTCGTCGTGCACGCCGCTGGTCGACAGGCGGAAGCTGTCCACGGCCCAATCCAGGTAGGCCTGCCAGTCGCCACGACGCAGGGGCAGGCCCTCGCGAAATGCGGGTTCGTCGATCTGAATGACGGTGATGCCGGCCGCTTCCAGATCCTGGACCTCGTCGCGCAGGGCCAGGGCAATCTGACGGCAGGTCTGTTCGCGCGGCTGGTCGTCGCGCACGAAGGACCATTGCAGGATCGTGACTGGTCCGGTGAGCATGCCCTTGACCGGCTTGTCGGTCAGCGACTGCGCATAGGAGGACCAGGCGACCGTCATGGGGGCCAGACGCGCGACGTCGCCGTAGATGAGCGGCGGCTTCACGCAGCGCGAGCCGTAGCTCTGCACCCAGCCATAGGCGGTAAAGGCAAAGCCGGCCAGCAGCTCGCCGAAGTATTCGACCATGTCGTTGCGCTCCGGCTCGCCGTGCACCAGCACATCCAGTCCGATGTCCTCCTGGAAGCGGATGACGCGCTCGATTTCTTCGCGGATGGCCTTCTCGTAGGCGGCATCACCCAGGGCACCGGCACGCCAGTCGCGGCGCAGGGCGCGGATCTCGGGCGTTTGCGGAAAGGACCCGATCGTGGTCGTGGGGAAGTCCGGCAGCCCCAACCGCTGCCGCTGACTGCGGATGCGCTGGGCAAAGGGAGTCCTGGCACGGCTGATGGTGGCGGACTCGGCCAGCCGCCGGGCCACGTCCTGGCGATGGATGCGGGCGGAATGGGCGCGATCCTGAACTGCCTGTCGGGTCTGTTCCAATGCGCGCAGGCTGTTTTCGTCGGCAGAACCATCCACCAGGGTACGCACCAGGCGCAACTCGTCGAGCTTCTGGATGGCAAAGGACAGCCAGCTGCGCAGTTCGGCATCCAGCCCGGTTTCCAGGGACAGATCGATCGGCACGTGCAGCAGAGAGCAGGACGGCGCAAGCCACAGCCGATCGCCCAGTCGCTGCGCGACCGGATTCACCCGCGACTGGATGGCGTCCGGGTCGGCGCGCCAGACGTTGCGCCCGTCGATCACCCCCAGGGACAGAACCTGGTCGGCACGCAGTCCCTGCACAACGGAGTCCAGCTGCGCGGGGGCACGGACCAAGTCCACGTGCAGCCCATGGACGGGCAGCGCCCGCACGACGTCCAGATTCGCATCGATGCCGCCAAAGTACGTGGCCAGGAGCACCTTCGGCCCTTGCGCGGCAAGACGATCATAAACACCCGCCAGTGCCTGCTTCCAGGTATCCGGCAGATCCAGCACCAGAATCGGTTCGTCGATCTGGACCCAGTCCACCCCTTGCGCCGACAGGCGCTGCAGGACCTGCTCGTAGACCGGCAACAAGGCTGGCAGCAGTTGCAGCTTGGCGTCGTCCGAAGCCCCCTTCGCATAGGCGTCACCCTTGCCCAGCCACAGCCAGGTCAGAGGCCCCGGAATCACGGGGCGGGCGCGATACCCGAGCGCCTGCGCTTCCGCGACTTGTTCGAACAGGGATTCACGCGCAATACGGTAGGTCTGCCCCGGATGTAGCTCCGGCACGATGTAGTGATAGTTGGTGTCGAACCATTTGGTCATTTCGCACGCCGCCGCCGGCGTGCCGGATGGGGCACGGCCGCGCCCCATGCGAAACAGGGTGTCGAGTTCGACCGGCGCATCATCGGCCTGCCCGAAGCGCGCGGGCACAGCCCCCAACAACGTCGTCCACTCCAGGATATGGTCGTACCAGGCGAAATCACCGACCGGTACCCATTGCAGCCCGGCCTGTGCCTGGACCGCCCAGTGCCGGGCCCGCAGTTCACGCCCCGTCTCCAGCAAGCTGGCCTGATCGGCTTTGCCGGCCCAATAGGCTTCCTGGGCGCGCTTCAGTTCACGGGCGGCGCCGACACGGGGGAAACCCAGATTATGAATGATCGTCATGATTAATCCTGATAACATTAAAATTTCTCAATGAACGATATTGTGCAGGGATTCGGCCCCAATAAAAAATCAAATCCTGCACGCATAAGATGAGAGAAACTCATGTTGAAGGAAGATCGAGATGATTGAAGTCCGCCATCTGGAAACCCTGCTGGCAATCCGGGACGGCGGCAGCCTGCAGGAAGCGGCCGAGCGGCTGCACCTGACGCAATCGGCCTTGTCGCACCAACTGCGCGATCTGGAAGTGCGGCTGAAGACATCGCTACTGAACCGGCGCACCCGCCCCGCCCGGTTGACCACGGCCGGTCTGCGCCTGGTCTCCCTGGCTGAAGACGTGCTGCCGCGCATCCGTGCCGCCGAACTGGAATTGCGCCGCCTGTCGGCCGGGCGCGCAGGACGGCTGCACGTAGCCATCGACTGCCATTCCTGCTTTCAGTGGCTGATGCCGACGCTGGATGCGTTCCGCAAGGACTGGCCGGAAGTGTCGCTGGACCTGTCGGCCGCGTTCTCTTTCGCACCCCTGCCCGCCCTGACGCGCGGCGATCTGGACGTCGTCATCACCTCGGACCCAGAACCAATGGATGCGGTGCGATATACGGCGCTGTTCGGCTATGAACTGGTTCTGGCGGTGCCCAGCCAGGGGCCGCTGGGCACGGCCCGGCGGATCGATCCCGAAGACCTGGCCGATCAGATCCTGATCACCTATCCTGT
Protein-coding regions in this window:
- the sucC gene encoding ADP-forming succinate--CoA ligase subunit beta, with the translated sequence MKIHEYQGKELLKKFGVTVPRGIPALSVDEAVAAAEKLGGPVWVVKAQIHAGGRGKGGGVKVAKTLDDVRTLASQILGMQLVTHQTGPEGQKVRRLYIEDGADIQKEYYLSVVTDRATQKVAFIASSEGGMDIEEVAHSSPEKIITVQIDPLQGFTQADGEKLAKGVGMPADSVAQFIDVCQKLYTCYMETDASLVEINPLNRDSKGNIVALDAKFNFDANALFRHPDIVAYRDLDEEDPAEIEASKFDLAYIQLDGNIGCLVNGAGLAMATMDTIKLFGGEPANFLDVGGGATAEKVTEAFKIMLKNKGVKAILVNIFGGIMRCDVIAEGVIAACKAVNLSVPLVVRMKGTNEEQGKKMLAASGLPIISADTMAEAATAVVAAAK
- a CDS encoding DUF2889 domain-containing protein → MPLSAAACPREPLHHRSIRVQSYAREDGLWDLEAELIDTKSYDFPIRDGQVHPAGAPVHHMHLRVTIDDRFTITDAEVAYDAAPYGEFCSAIAPDYRQLVGLNLLNQFRKHVRERFGRTAGCTHVTELTNVLPTAAVQTMAGRRRQNPDGQRPFQLDGCHALRVDGPVVQRHYAPWYEPAQAEHHEG
- the metE gene encoding 5-methyltetrahydropteroyltriglutamate--homocysteine S-methyltransferase codes for the protein MTIIHNLGFPRVGAARELKRAQEAYWAGKADQASLLETGRELRARHWAVQAQAGLQWVPVGDFAWYDHILEWTTLLGAVPARFGQADDAPVELDTLFRMGRGRAPSGTPAAACEMTKWFDTNYHYIVPELHPGQTYRIARESLFEQVAEAQALGYRARPVIPGPLTWLWLGKGDAYAKGASDDAKLQLLPALLPVYEQVLQRLSAQGVDWVQIDEPILVLDLPDTWKQALAGVYDRLAAQGPKVLLATYFGGIDANLDVVRALPVHGLHVDLVRAPAQLDSVVQGLRADQVLSLGVIDGRNVWRADPDAIQSRVNPVAQRLGDRLWLAPSCSLLHVPIDLSLETGLDAELRSWLSFAIQKLDELRLVRTLVDGSADENSLRALEQTRQAVQDRAHSARIHRQDVARRLAESATISRARTPFAQRIRSQRQRLGLPDFPTTTIGSFPQTPEIRALRRDWRAGALGDAAYEKAIREEIERVIRFQEDIGLDVLVHGEPERNDMVEYFGELLAGFAFTAYGWVQSYGSRCVKPPLIYGDVARLAPMTVAWSSYAQSLTDKPVKGMLTGPVTILQWSFVRDDQPREQTCRQIALALRDEVQDLEAAGITVIQIDEPAFREGLPLRRGDWQAYLDWAVDSFRLSTSGVHDDTQIHTHMCYSEFNDIIQAIAAMDADVITIETSRSNMELLGAFEDFAYPNDIGPGVYDIHSPNIPKEDWMVDLMHKAAQRLPAERLWVNPDCGLKTRGWPETRAALESMVHAARALRKAA
- a CDS encoding LysR substrate-binding domain-containing protein, which gives rise to MIEVRHLETLLAIRDGGSLQEAAERLHLTQSALSHQLRDLEVRLKTSLLNRRTRPARLTTAGLRLVSLAEDVLPRIRAAELELRRLSAGRAGRLHVAIDCHSCFQWLMPTLDAFRKDWPEVSLDLSAAFSFAPLPALTRGDLDVVITSDPEPMDAVRYTALFGYELVLAVPSQGPLGTARRIDPEDLADQILITYPVDRGRLDIFTAFLDVAGIEPAGVRTAELTPMIVQLVASGRGVAALPSWALDEYRNLPGVRIIPLGSGIWRTLQAGVRIEDADTPYVQAFLEQASKTCFETLPGIRTVA